AATCCCGATCACGATAACGACGAGTGAAACGAGACCTGTTGCCGTCCACAGATAGGCAACAATTCCTTCCGGTAATTTCATGACGTCTCCTCAACATCTGATGACCATGCGCCTCAATCATTGCGGAGGTTTTGGGTAGTTTGGTGAACCCGGCAACGATTTGAGGCTCAGCATCAGATCTAACAGTTTGGATTTATCTGATTCCGATATTTCCGAGAAATCTGTCGCAAATTTTCCGTCATGTCTCGTATTCGGAACCAGCTTCCTGGGATTGTCCATATACTGGACAAGCCATTCTCTGGTCCTTCTTGTGCCCTCTCCATCCATGTCCGGACCTGCAAAATCACCTTCTCCATAGAGAACATGGCAATTTCTGCAATCATATTTCTGGTAAACCTTATACCCCGCTTCCGTTTTTTTATTAAAAACGTAGACATCATTTGTTGACCAGAAATTAATGACATGAAATTGGCCAAGAACATAGAGGATCA
This Leptospirillum ferriphilum DNA region includes the following protein-coding sequences:
- a CDS encoding c-type cytochrome, which codes for MKTGERVVFILAGLMIGVVMILYVLGQFHVINFWSTNDVYVFNKKTEAGYKVYQKYDCRNCHVLYGEGDFAGPDMDGEGTRRTREWLVQYMDNPRKLVPNTRHDGKFATDFSEISESDKSKLLDLMLSLKSLPGSPNYPKPPQ